From the genome of Vitis riparia cultivar Riparia Gloire de Montpellier isolate 1030 chromosome 2, EGFV_Vit.rip_1.0, whole genome shotgun sequence, one region includes:
- the LOC117932787 gene encoding LOW QUALITY PROTEIN: pentatricopeptide repeat-containing protein At1g31920-like (The sequence of the model RefSeq protein was modified relative to this genomic sequence to represent the inferred CDS: inserted 1 base in 1 codon), with protein sequence MIRTSVLHQTHVLVSREDPPQTPELSFKLGEKDCVSLLKKCSNMEEFKQSHARILKMGLFGDSFCASNLVATCALSDWGSMDYACSIFRQMDEPGSFEFNTMMRGHLKDMNTEEALITYKEMAERGVKPDNFTYPTLLKACARLPAVEEGMQVHAHILKLGLENDVFVQNSLISMYGKCGEIGVCCAVFEQMNERSVASWSALITAHASLGMWSDCLRLLGDMSNEGYWRAEESILVSVLSACTHLGALDLGRSVHGFLLRNVSGLNVIVETSLIEMYLKCGSLYKGMCLFQKMAKKNKLSYSVMISGLAMHGYGREGLRIFTEMLEQGLEPDDIVYVGVLNACSHAGLVQEGLQCFNRMKLEHGIEPTIQHYGCMVDLMGRAGKIDEALELIKSMPMEPNDVLWRSLLSASKVHNNLQAGEIAAKQLFKLDSQKASDYVVLSNMYAQAQRWEDVARTRTNMFSKGLSQRPGFSLVEVKRKMHRFVSQDXRHPQSESVYEMLYQMEWQLKFEGYSPDTTQVLCDVDEEEKKQRLSGHSQKLAIAYALIHTSQGSPIRIVRNLRMCNDCHTYTKLISIIFDREITVRDRHLFHHFKDGACSCRDYW encoded by the exons ATGATTAGGACATCAGTCCTTCATCAGACCCATGTCCTGGTATCACGAGAAGATCCACCTCAAACCCCAGAGTTGAGCTTCAAGTTGGGAGAGAAGGATTGTGTGTCCTTGTTGAAGAAATGCAGCAACATGGAGGAATTCAAGCAATCCCATGCCCGTATCCTCAAGATGGGGCTCTTTGGGGATTCTTTCTGCGCAAGCAATCTTGTAGCTACTTGTGCTCTGTCAGATTGGGGCAGCATGGACTATGCATGCTCCATTTTCAGGCAAATGGATGAACCGGGTTCCTTTGAATTTAATACCATGATGAGGGGACATCTCAAGGATATGAACACGGAGGAAGCTCTGATTACCTATAAGGAGATGGCTGAGAGAGGGGTCAAGCCAGATAACTTTACTTACCCGACTCTGCTCAAGGCCTGCGCTCGGTTACCTGCAGTTGAGGAAGGAATGCAGGTGCACGCCCATATTTTAAAGCTTGGACTTGAAAATGATGTGTTTGTGCAGAACAGCTTGATCAGTATGTATGGGAAGTGTGGCGAAATAGGAGTTTGTTGTGCTGTTTTTGAGCAGATGAATGAACGGAGTGTTGCCTCTTGGAGTGCCCTTATTACAGCTCATGCAAGCTTGGGCATGTGGAGTGACTGCCTTAGGCTATTGGGGGATATGAGTAATGAGGGATATTGGAGGGCTGAAGAGAGCATTTTGGTCAGTGTTCTGTCTGCTTGTACCCATTTGGGTGCCCTTGATTTGGGAAGGTCTGTGCACGGCTTCTTACTGAGGAACGTGAGTGGACTCAATGTTATAGTTGAGACTTCTttaattgaaatgtatttgaagTGCGGGTCTCTATACAAAGGCATGTGTCTCTTCCAAAAGATGGCCAAGAAGAATAAGCTTTCCTACAGTGTGATGATATCAGGCCTCGCCATGCATGGCTATGGCCGAGAAGGCTTAAGGATTTTCACTGAAATGCTTGAACAAGGCCTTGAACCAGACGACATTGTCTACGTGGGAGTGCTAAACGCCTGCAGCCATGCTGGCCTTGTCCAGGAAGGTCTCCAGTGTTTCAACAGGATGAAGTTAGAGCATGGGATAGAACCTACAATTCAGCACTACGGATGCATGGTTGATCTCATGGGCCGAGCAGGGAAGATCGATGAAGCCCTGGAACTGATCAAGAGCATGCCCATGGAACCCAACGATGTTTTATGGCGTAGCCTTCTCAGTGCATCTAAGGTTCATAACAACTTGCAAGCAGGGGAGATTGCAGCCAAGCAATTATTCAAACTAGACTCTCAAAAAGCAAGTGATTATGTTGTATTATCTAACATGTATGCTCAAGCTCAAAGGTGGGAGGATGTGGCTAGGACTCGAACCAATATGTTCAGTAAGGGCCTGAGCCAGAGGCCCGGGTTCAGCTTGGTGGAGGTGAAGAGAAAGATGCACAGATTCGTATCGCAGG GCAGGCATCCCCAGAGTGAGAGCGTATACGAGATGCTGTACCAGATGGAGTGGCAGTTGAAGTTCGAAGGCTACTCCCCAGACACGACGCAGGTGTTGTGTGATGTAgatgaagaagagaagaagcaGAGACTGAGTGGTCATAGTCAGAAGTTAGCAATTGCCTATGCACTCATACATACATCACAGGGATCTCCTATAAGAATAGTTAGAAACCTCAGGATGTGTAATGACTGTCACACATACACCAAACTAATTTCAATCATCTTTGATAGAGAAATTACTGTAAGGGATCGGCATCTGTTCCACCATTTTAAAGATGGGGCTTGCTCTTGTAGAGACTACTGGTGA